The Montipora capricornis isolate CH-2021 chromosome 1, ASM3666992v2, whole genome shotgun sequence genome contains a region encoding:
- the LOC138015403 gene encoding uncharacterized protein yields the protein MPVWVLSELNTILFSFFWGGKKDLVARAVVVHPKSAGGFSVVSVRHKVYALLVQWVRRMVVSPSGWVSLLTFWFFDRFGAAPHDVFSNPASFAPERLPPFYASLLRAWGAIQGSSSSSSSLVVGSSQHVDPVAVASVSTKSCYVLLLSLSPCIPHCVSKFSPIYGPIDWKSTWASLYFLPLDRPVSDLNWKIAHGVLYTADRLISFGLDVPAACFCGAALETPAHLFFRCPLARSGVDWVQTLLSTFSVDAPSLDVRHLLFGFSEADLRIVPKVFCYMLNVCKFFIWSQRNDFCFRSVRPSAVGLICSIKARLRFFLPVFFRRFRSARRRRVFHKQWGANGVIGSVCDGVFKMAF from the coding sequence ATGCCAGTGTGGGTCTTGTCCGAACTAAATACTATTCTTTTTAGCTTCTTTTGGGGTGGAAAGAAGGACTTAGTTGCTCGTGCTGTAGTCGTCCACCCAAAGTCTGCCGGAGGTTTCTCAGTTGTTTCCGTCCGCCATAAAGTTTATGCTCTGCTTGTGCAGTGGGTTCGGCGTATGGTTGTGTCGCCCAGTGGGTGGGTTTCTCTGCTCACCTTCTGGTTTTTTGATCGTTTTGGCGCAGCCCCTCACGATGTGTTTTCAAATCCAGCATCTTTCGCCCCTGAACGTCTTCCTCCTTTTTATGCCTCTCTTCTTCGGGCCTGGGGTGCCATTCAGGGctcctcttcttcttcatctAGTTTGGTTGTAGGCTCGTCCCAGCATGTTGACCCGGTTGCTGTCGCTTCTGTTTCTACTAAAAGTTGTTATGTTCTGCTTCTTTCTTTGTCTCCGTGTATTCCCCATTGTGTCTCTAAGTTTTCTCCCATCTATGGCCCCATCGATTGGAAGTCCACCTGGGCCTCTTTGTACTTTTTACCTTTGGATAGGCCTGTTTCCGACCTAAACTGGAAGATTGCCCATGGCGTACTGTACACTGCGGATCGTCTCATTTCTTTTGGCCTTGATGTTCCTGCCGCCTGTTTTTGTGGTGCTGCTTTGGAGACGCCCGCTCATTTGTTCTTTCGCTGTCCTCTCGCGAGGAGCGGTGTTGATTGGGTTCAAACCCTTCTTTCTACCTTTTCTGTTGATGCCCCTTCGTTGGACGTCCGTCATCTACTTTTTGGATTCTCTGAGGCAGATCTTCGTATAGTTCCAAAGGTTTTTTGTTATATGCTTAATGTGTGTAAGTTCTTCATCTGGTCTCAAAGGAATGACTTTTGTTTTCGCTCCGTCCGGCCAAGTGCTGTCGGCCTTATTTGCTCCATCAAGGCTCGGCTGCGTTTCTTTCTTCCCGTTTTCTTTCGTCGTTTTCGTTCTGCTAGACGTCGTCGGGTTTTTCATAAGCAAtggggtgctaatggggttattGGTAGTGTATGTGATGGTGTTTTTAAAATGgccttttag